In Streptomyces seoulensis, the following are encoded in one genomic region:
- a CDS encoding class I adenylate-forming enzyme family protein, with amino-acid sequence MTTFAPTVLTPEQRTALAADPAIGGGNLLRAALAASPHPDLPFLRSSRPIPLPSGEEREEFSLIEFDALAQSWSAWYLAQGVGLRDRVAVWFEDSLAYSLHFYALAQIGAVALLINSNAPQAIATSLIEQTAPVGLYADQERLDRLGSAVDGLGLRFAVSVEELPAPPAAPLPDSAYWHHHDDDPVTILHSSGTTGRPKPTIHTHKSIVSGPKFRLVDHTEHPGALMMTALPQSHLGCIAYTVYAVLGGTPIVALSDRSGPGLAAAVGKYRPTSVMSFAHAYAELANTEPEAGALDSVQAWVSIGDAVHQAHITKVLSMRSPGLEPAAFLDRLGTTELGWGVLLKARTLDSERHDRCAGKPVGVAEVAILRKDGSHADDGEVGFLGAKGPAITPGYWGDSDLTYRFKLSGYWLPGDMAYRDGNGDFFLVDRAADAIETEQGTGYSVFMEEVILNDVPDTGDVAVVAGRRDGRTVPVAVVTVGPSVADPDPEKLLSQANEALRAAGHPVLGLLEIVPEETGLPVGVTGKVLKRQLREQYAELTAYVRDRDGVLVAVHEEPTA; translated from the coding sequence ATGACCACGTTCGCCCCGACCGTCCTGACCCCCGAGCAGCGGACCGCGCTCGCCGCCGACCCCGCCATCGGCGGCGGCAACCTGCTGCGGGCGGCGCTGGCCGCCAGCCCCCACCCCGACCTGCCGTTCCTGCGCTCCAGCCGGCCGATACCCCTGCCGTCGGGGGAGGAGCGCGAGGAGTTCAGCCTCATCGAGTTCGACGCGCTGGCCCAGAGCTGGTCCGCCTGGTACCTCGCGCAGGGCGTGGGCCTCCGCGACCGGGTCGCCGTCTGGTTCGAGGACTCCCTCGCCTACTCGCTGCACTTCTACGCCCTCGCCCAGATCGGCGCGGTCGCCCTGCTGATCAACTCCAACGCCCCGCAGGCCATCGCCACCTCGCTCATCGAGCAGACCGCGCCCGTCGGCCTCTACGCCGACCAGGAGCGCCTGGACCGGCTCGGCTCCGCCGTGGACGGCCTCGGACTGCGCTTCGCCGTGTCCGTCGAGGAACTCCCCGCCCCGCCGGCCGCGCCGCTCCCGGACTCCGCCTACTGGCACCACCACGACGACGACCCGGTGACGATCCTGCACTCCTCCGGCACCACCGGCCGCCCCAAGCCCACCATCCACACCCACAAGTCCATCGTCTCGGGGCCCAAGTTCCGCCTGGTCGACCACACCGAACACCCCGGCGCCCTGATGATGACCGCGCTGCCCCAGTCCCACCTGGGCTGCATCGCGTACACCGTCTACGCGGTCCTCGGCGGCACCCCGATCGTCGCGCTCAGCGACCGCAGCGGCCCCGGACTCGCCGCCGCCGTCGGCAAGTACCGGCCCACCTCCGTGATGTCGTTCGCGCACGCCTACGCCGAACTGGCCAACACCGAGCCGGAGGCGGGCGCGCTGGACTCCGTGCAGGCGTGGGTGTCCATCGGGGACGCCGTGCACCAGGCCCACATCACCAAGGTGCTCTCCATGCGCAGCCCCGGCCTGGAGCCCGCCGCCTTCCTGGACCGGCTCGGCACCACCGAACTGGGCTGGGGCGTGCTGCTCAAGGCCCGCACCCTGGACAGTGAGCGCCACGACCGCTGCGCGGGCAAGCCGGTCGGTGTCGCCGAGGTCGCCATCCTGCGCAAGGACGGCAGCCACGCCGACGACGGCGAGGTCGGCTTCCTCGGCGCCAAGGGCCCTGCCATCACGCCCGGTTACTGGGGTGACTCCGACCTCACCTACCGCTTCAAGCTGTCCGGCTACTGGCTGCCCGGCGACATGGCCTACCGCGACGGCAACGGCGACTTCTTCCTCGTCGACCGCGCCGCCGACGCCATCGAGACCGAACAGGGCACCGGCTACTCGGTGTTCATGGAGGAGGTCATCCTCAACGACGTCCCCGACACCGGCGACGTCGCCGTGGTCGCCGGGCGCCGCGACGGGCGGACGGTGCCGGTCGCCGTCGTCACCGTCGGCCCGTCGGTCGCCGACCCCGACCCGGAGAAGCTGCTCAGCCAGGCCAACGAGGCGCTGCGGGCCGCCGGTCACCCGGTGCTCGGCCTGCTGGAGATCGTCCCGGAAGAGACCGGTCTGCCCGTGGGTGTCACCGGTAAGGTCCTCAAGCGGCAACTGCGCGAGCAGTACGCCGAGCTGACCGCCTACGTCCGTGACCGCGACGGCGTGCTCGTCGCAGTCCACGAGGAGCCCACCGCATGA
- a CDS encoding prephenate dehydrogenase/arogenate dehydrogenase family protein: MTRRAVVVGGAGAVGRLFTERLLEAGTEVTVVDPAETPVSGTARRLRGDITDPGAEFTAALGRADLVVLAVPEPVALAALPGLAGALAPGAVLADTLSVKQAVTRAVREHAPGVQAVGLNPMFAPALGFAGRPVAAVVVHHGPGVTALLELIGQWGATVVRVDAAEHDRLAAASQALTHAAVLGFGLALAGTGVSAADLRPVAPPPATTLLALLARIASGTPEVYWDVQHANAEAGAARKALAEAVHRVADTVEHGTEADFAALLGEVRAYLGDDLAHHRDTCARLFAQP; the protein is encoded by the coding sequence GTGACCCGGCGGGCCGTCGTCGTCGGCGGGGCCGGGGCCGTGGGGCGGCTGTTCACCGAGCGGCTGCTCGAAGCGGGCACCGAGGTGACCGTGGTCGACCCCGCCGAAACCCCGGTGTCCGGCACGGCACGGCGGCTGCGCGGCGACATCACCGACCCCGGCGCGGAGTTCACCGCCGCGCTCGGCCGGGCCGACCTCGTCGTCCTCGCCGTGCCCGAGCCGGTGGCGCTCGCCGCGCTGCCGGGCCTCGCCGGGGCGCTGGCACCGGGCGCGGTGCTCGCCGACACGCTGTCCGTGAAGCAGGCCGTCACCCGCGCCGTACGCGAACACGCCCCCGGCGTCCAGGCGGTGGGCCTCAACCCGATGTTCGCGCCCGCGCTCGGCTTCGCCGGGCGGCCGGTCGCCGCCGTGGTCGTCCACCATGGTCCCGGCGTCACCGCGCTGCTGGAGCTGATCGGGCAGTGGGGCGCCACCGTCGTACGCGTCGACGCCGCCGAGCACGACCGGCTCGCCGCCGCCTCCCAGGCGCTCACCCACGCCGCCGTCCTCGGCTTCGGGCTGGCCCTGGCCGGTACGGGCGTGTCCGCCGCCGACCTGCGGCCGGTCGCACCGCCGCCCGCGACCACGCTGCTCGCCCTGCTGGCCCGTATCGCCTCCGGCACCCCGGAGGTGTACTGGGACGTCCAGCACGCCAACGCCGAGGCGGGGGCGGCCCGCAAGGCGCTGGCCGAGGCGGTGCACCGGGTCGCGGACACCGTGGAGCACGGCACCGAGGCCGACTTCGCCGCCCTGCTCGGCGAAGTCCGCGCCTACCTGGGCGACGACCTCGCCCACCACCGCGACACCTGCGCCCGGCTCTTCGCACAGCCCTGA
- the pabB gene encoding aminodeoxychorismate synthase component I, whose protein sequence is MRTLLIDNYDSFTYNLYQLLGEVNGRPPVVVRNGADWSALRLEEFDAVVISPGPGRPDRERDFGISARAILDSGLPVLGVCLGHQGITHLFGGTVALAPEPMHGRISAVHHNGTDLFAGLPSPFDVVRYHSLAATDLPDELEAVAWTGDGVIMGVRHVSRPVWGVQFHPESISSEYGRDLLRNFRRLALAHRATGAGGSRYTVHTRRIGLQPDTEAAYRSLFAGDAHSFWLDSGAVIDGLSRFSFLGDGRGPLAEYVSYRVSDGGVTVRSPGRADDEGEIVEQGFFEYLDEQIRARAVPVPAGLPFEFNLGYVGYLGYELKAETGGQAVHKSATPDAAMLFTDRMLAVDHTEGVTYLLALSADGDDRDALRWLDDTEASLRALPAPGTAPEPPARYTGMTDPDARDLLRLRHGKDAYLDRVRQSLEEIRQGETYEVCLTNSAVMDVRIDPLTTYARLRRLSPVPYGALLDFQGVAVLSASPERFVTVGTDRVTESKPIKGTRPRGATPAEDEELRQDLLSQEKDRAENLMIVDLIRNDLNSVSEVGSVHVPRLFHVETYAPVHQLVSTIRGTLRPEETAVSCVRAAFPGGSMTGAPKLRTMEIIDRLEEGPRGVYSGSLGWFSLSGAADLNIVIRTLVATPDRVAFGVGGAIVALSDPEEEFEETVVKSRAMVTAVLETALEVGPAASSAGGRS, encoded by the coding sequence GTGAGGACCTTGCTCATCGACAACTACGACTCCTTCACCTACAACCTCTACCAGCTGCTCGGCGAGGTGAACGGACGGCCGCCGGTCGTCGTCCGCAACGGCGCCGACTGGTCCGCGCTGCGGCTGGAGGAGTTCGACGCCGTCGTCATCTCGCCCGGACCCGGACGCCCGGACCGCGAGCGGGACTTCGGCATCAGCGCCCGCGCCATCCTCGACAGCGGACTGCCCGTGCTCGGCGTCTGCCTGGGCCACCAGGGCATCACCCATCTGTTCGGCGGCACGGTCGCCCTCGCGCCCGAGCCGATGCACGGCCGGATCTCCGCCGTCCACCACAACGGCACCGACCTCTTCGCCGGACTCCCCAGCCCCTTCGACGTGGTGCGCTACCACTCGCTCGCCGCCACCGACCTGCCCGACGAACTCGAGGCCGTCGCCTGGACCGGGGACGGCGTGATCATGGGCGTCCGGCATGTGTCCCGGCCGGTGTGGGGCGTGCAGTTCCACCCCGAGTCCATCAGCAGCGAGTACGGCCGCGACCTGCTGCGCAACTTCCGCCGCCTCGCCCTCGCCCACCGGGCCACCGGCGCCGGCGGCTCCCGGTACACCGTGCACACCCGGCGGATCGGCCTCCAGCCCGACACCGAGGCCGCCTACCGGTCCCTCTTCGCCGGGGACGCCCACAGCTTCTGGCTGGACAGCGGCGCCGTCATCGACGGCCTGTCCCGCTTCTCCTTCCTCGGCGACGGCCGCGGCCCGCTCGCCGAGTACGTCAGCTACCGGGTCTCCGACGGCGGTGTCACCGTCCGCAGCCCCGGCCGCGCCGACGACGAGGGCGAGATCGTCGAGCAGGGCTTCTTCGAGTACCTCGACGAACAGATCCGCGCCCGCGCCGTGCCCGTACCGGCCGGGCTGCCCTTCGAGTTCAACCTCGGCTACGTCGGCTACCTCGGCTACGAGCTCAAGGCCGAGACCGGCGGCCAGGCCGTGCACAAGTCCGCCACCCCGGACGCGGCCATGCTGTTCACCGACCGCATGCTCGCCGTCGACCACACCGAGGGCGTCACCTACCTCCTCGCCCTCTCCGCCGACGGCGACGACCGCGACGCCCTGCGCTGGCTGGACGACACCGAGGCGAGTCTGCGCGCCCTGCCCGCCCCCGGCACCGCACCAGAGCCCCCGGCCCGCTACACCGGCATGACCGACCCGGACGCCCGTGACCTCCTGCGGCTCCGGCACGGCAAGGACGCCTACCTCGACCGGGTCCGGCAGAGCCTGGAGGAGATCCGGCAGGGCGAGACGTACGAGGTCTGCCTGACCAACTCCGCCGTCATGGACGTCCGCATCGACCCGCTCACCACCTACGCGCGGCTGCGCCGGCTGAGCCCGGTGCCGTACGGGGCGCTGCTCGACTTCCAGGGCGTCGCCGTGCTCAGCGCCTCGCCCGAGCGGTTCGTCACGGTCGGCACGGACCGGGTCACCGAGTCCAAGCCCATCAAGGGCACCCGGCCGCGCGGCGCCACCCCGGCCGAGGACGAGGAACTGCGGCAGGACCTGCTCAGCCAGGAGAAGGACCGCGCCGAGAACCTGATGATCGTCGACCTGATCCGCAACGACCTCAACTCGGTCTCCGAGGTCGGGTCCGTGCACGTACCGCGCCTGTTCCACGTGGAGACCTACGCGCCCGTGCACCAGCTCGTCTCCACCATCCGTGGCACGCTGCGGCCCGAGGAGACGGCCGTCTCCTGTGTGCGGGCCGCCTTCCCCGGCGGGTCGATGACGGGGGCGCCGAAGCTGCGCACCATGGAGATCATCGACCGGCTGGAGGAGGGGCCGCGCGGGGTCTACTCCGGGTCGCTGGGCTGGTTCTCGCTGAGCGGGGCCGCCGATCTCAACATCGTGATCCGCACCCTCGTCGCCACGCCTGACCGGGTCGCGTTCGGGGTGGGCGGGGCGATCGTGGCGCTGTCGGACCCCGAGGAGGAGTTCGAGGAGACGGTCGTGAAGTCGCGGGCGATGGTGACGGCCGTGCTGGAGACCGCCCTTGAGGTTGGCCCGGCCGCGTCCTCCGCGGGGGGCCGGTCGTGA